A window of Bacteroidota bacterium contains these coding sequences:
- a CDS encoding T9SS type A sorting domain-containing protein: protein MPINNYTTLKVYDGLGREVATLVDGYKEAGYYEVTWDTMNIPSGVSARGGYASGVYFYKLTAGQFTSVKKMIMMR, encoded by the coding sequence TTGCCAATTAACAATTATACAACGCTCAAAGTTTACGATGGTTTAGGTCGTGAAGTAGCCACACTTGTGGATGGGTACAAAGAAGCCGGATATTATGAGGTTACTTGGGATACGATGAATATTCCGAGTGGTGTTTCCGCCAGAGGCGGATACGCCTCAGGCGTATATTTTTACAAACTAACCGCAGGTCAGTTTACATCTGTGAAGAAGATGATCATGATGAGGTAA
- the pgeF gene encoding peptidoglycan editing factor PgeF encodes MSEIVIIASEKFSKFNEIKFGFSTRLGGISPEPFGMNLSFNVGDERLNVLENRERFFGALKIGLDELAIPRQVQGGVVQRVYVQGGYDSCDGLITDSKGIFLTISTADCLPVFLFDPVTKSIGAVHAGWRGSEMNIVSRAIRMMREEFGTSPTDLISYIAPAASVCCYEVGEDVANRFSKEVLVRNPKLHLNLKQHAKTLMLNAGVSEENIEVSEYCTICNANLFHSHRRDKEKSGRMMGVIGLVL; translated from the coding sequence ATGAGTGAAATAGTAATAATCGCATCAGAAAAATTTTCAAAGTTCAACGAAATAAAATTTGGATTTAGCACACGGCTTGGTGGAATTAGCCCGGAACCATTCGGAATGAATTTGAGCTTCAATGTTGGAGATGAACGGCTGAACGTTTTAGAAAACCGTGAGCGATTTTTTGGCGCCTTGAAAATCGGATTGGACGAGCTTGCAATACCTCGACAAGTTCAGGGTGGCGTAGTTCAGAGAGTATATGTTCAAGGCGGCTACGACTCGTGCGATGGATTGATTACTGACTCAAAAGGGATTTTTTTAACTATTAGCACCGCCGATTGTTTACCTGTGTTCCTGTTCGATCCAGTAACGAAATCAATAGGAGCTGTGCACGCAGGATGGCGTGGAAGCGAGATGAATATCGTATCACGGGCAATCCGGATGATGAGGGAAGAATTTGGAACATCTCCCACAGACCTGATTTCGTATATTGCGCCTGCCGCCAGTGTATGTTGTTATGAAGTTGGTGAAGATGTGGCAAACAGATTTTCGAAAGAGGTTCTTGTTCGAAATCCAAAGCTGCATCTTAATTTGAAGCAACACGCCAAAACTCTGATGCTAAATGCAGGAGTTAGTGAAGAGAATATCGAAGTTTCCGAATATTGCACGATATGCAACGCTAACTTATTCCATTCGCACCGCCGCGATAAGGAAAAATCGGGTAGGATGATGGGCGTAATCGGATTAGTTCTATAG
- a CDS encoding ATP-binding protein has product MSNLIFKLYKQFVKRRFIYIVFFILLIIVLSFLVEKFFIKSIESNWGAILKEKTALLISQTQNQFQKFQNYAASLAAQITNHKSIIDAVSGGDEQALFRSLKIFEVKGGSIEVYDSELYLLGWSKSIGSDIKLNRTSTKPFSYIEQGSIFSWLLVVHPIMKNDLPIGYVFVKKLFDVNYPLSNRFISSEIFEEAFTQSLNYPVSFDFSNRSKASEEKGVISIPFKALDGNILGYGYRQANTKAGVIDEVKQNFSSVRVFLIIFLSLLVLFYTFKIVHIRIRLFYRALIAVAVLWIVRFLWLAIDFPTGLFPISIFDPSYFASGFGFGVAKSIGELLITSIILITSIVYIGYYAVKFINQNNNLNLNRVISLSITIIFSFIFLFLLRGYVAITHSVVFDSSLSYIDPAFPPFVLLIMYLCLFLISAAFVLLSTLLILYSYWNKNNYLGWLSVFGIFIAASFIYGELHPNPLTSNLERSLIVSGLLILGILSQKFIIRGQAINQKNALVFSLSAVLLAAYFLFAAVQIDMRSKLKSYASEVARPVDNWIAFMIDEALNQIATKETADRLKSNDDLKNYAFTEWAKTILSREGYNCRITIINGDSRIASNFQVGSMEPIEKEPIITTSRSIMVREDEDGFVKHYVGNAPVYFEDGTPAGSVRMEVTAVRGELFRSDSYDILKTYTGFDFKPYYKNLFYSEYINDWRIYTSNREFESVYRSPYLSDTSLRSQKSFFVEEKVDSKNYEMVYVKAVDQPNKYIAISGERGGVVSDVLNFLRLLLFFLVVCCSIYFMLWVGIAGYRKRKLEFNFRTKLLIAFIMVSVIPIIVISYYNREFATQRASETNRTNLEKQTDVILSHIKKYYTLKSDPLPDDKLISEIAASTGVDFSLYSNGEIVASSKPELLDAELIDRRISPDVYYNINILGRHFFVESQAIGTFGYLVGYQAVINKQDQLVGIIAVPTLYNQASIEEDLQERNAYLLGVYTVVLLIAFLLGIFFAGQISKPIRRLTDAAIQVGEGNYDYKIPFTRTDELGKLEQTFNEMIDEIKQKREELIKYEKELAWKEMAKQVAHEIKNPLTPIKLAVQHLQQAYKDKADNFDDILKKGVSMITEQVETLTRIASEFSNFARLPFRKIEKCDLNEILKEAIHLFEQYKNVNFKFNSSENEFRVNADKEELRRAFINIIRNSIQAMNEQGTVSVIVEQVDKNVQINIHDTGQGISDEIKSKIFEPNFSTKTDGMGLGLAIVKKTIDDSGGAISFITNKDTGTTFIITLPI; this is encoded by the coding sequence ATGTCGAACTTAATTTTTAAGCTTTATAAACAATTTGTTAAAAGACGATTTATTTATATCGTCTTTTTTATTTTGTTGATAATTGTTCTTTCTTTTTTGGTTGAAAAATTTTTTATCAAATCAATTGAGAGTAATTGGGGAGCAATTTTAAAAGAAAAAACAGCACTGCTAATTTCACAAACACAAAATCAATTTCAAAAATTTCAGAACTATGCAGCTTCATTAGCAGCCCAAATTACCAATCATAAATCCATTATAGATGCAGTTTCGGGTGGCGATGAACAAGCATTATTTCGATCGCTAAAAATATTTGAAGTTAAAGGTGGAAGCATCGAAGTTTATGATAGCGAATTGTATTTATTGGGATGGTCGAAAAGCATCGGGTCGGATATTAAATTAAATCGAACCTCAACAAAACCATTTTCCTACATCGAGCAAGGTTCGATTTTTTCTTGGCTATTGGTTGTCCATCCGATTATGAAAAACGATTTGCCTATAGGGTACGTTTTCGTTAAGAAACTTTTCGATGTAAATTATCCGTTAAGCAATCGTTTCATTAGCTCCGAAATTTTCGAAGAAGCATTTACACAAAGTTTGAATTATCCTGTTAGTTTCGATTTTTCAAACAGATCGAAAGCGAGCGAGGAAAAAGGGGTAATATCAATTCCGTTTAAAGCATTGGATGGAAACATACTTGGCTATGGTTACCGGCAGGCAAATACAAAGGCCGGGGTAATAGATGAGGTTAAACAGAATTTTTCATCGGTGCGGGTATTCTTGATTATATTTTTATCTCTTCTCGTTTTATTTTATACTTTCAAAATTGTTCATATACGCATAAGATTGTTCTACCGGGCGCTGATTGCCGTCGCAGTTTTATGGATTGTTAGGTTTCTCTGGCTTGCTATCGATTTTCCAACCGGCTTGTTCCCAATAAGCATATTCGATCCGTCATATTTTGCATCGGGTTTTGGATTTGGTGTTGCAAAATCCATAGGTGAATTGCTGATTACCTCAATCATTCTAATCACCAGCATTGTTTATATCGGATACTATGCCGTAAAATTTATTAATCAAAATAACAACTTAAATTTAAACCGTGTAATCTCGCTAAGTATCACAATTATTTTTTCATTCATTTTTCTTTTTCTTTTACGAGGATATGTGGCTATTACTCACAGTGTGGTGTTTGATTCAAGTTTGAGCTACATCGATCCTGCATTTCCACCTTTCGTATTGTTGATAATGTATTTGTGTTTGTTTTTAATTTCGGCAGCTTTTGTTTTGCTTTCAACCTTGTTAATTCTTTATTCATATTGGAATAAAAATAACTACCTCGGCTGGCTGTCTGTTTTCGGGATATTTATAGCAGCCAGTTTTATTTACGGCGAACTTCATCCTAATCCACTTACATCTAACCTCGAAAGAAGTTTGATAGTATCCGGTTTGTTAATACTTGGGATTCTTTCACAAAAATTCATCATACGAGGTCAAGCAATCAACCAAAAGAATGCACTTGTGTTTAGCTTGAGTGCGGTTTTGTTGGCAGCTTATTTTCTGTTCGCAGCCGTACAAATTGATATGCGTTCAAAGTTAAAATCGTATGCAAGCGAAGTTGCTCGTCCTGTAGATAACTGGATTGCATTTATGATAGACGAGGCATTAAATCAAATCGCAACAAAAGAAACGGCAGATCGTCTGAAATCGAACGATGATTTAAAAAATTATGCTTTCACTGAATGGGCAAAAACTATTTTAAGTCGCGAAGGTTACAATTGTCGGATTACAATTATTAATGGCGACTCACGTATTGCAAGTAATTTTCAAGTCGGTTCGATGGAACCGATTGAGAAGGAACCAATTATAACAACTTCGCGATCGATTATGGTCAGGGAAGACGAGGATGGTTTTGTAAAACATTATGTTGGTAATGCACCGGTATATTTTGAAGATGGAACTCCCGCAGGAAGCGTTCGAATGGAAGTTACTGCCGTACGAGGTGAATTATTTCGAAGCGATTCGTATGATATCCTAAAAACTTACACAGGGTTCGACTTCAAACCATATTATAAAAATTTATTTTATTCAGAATATATTAATGACTGGCGGATATACACATCCAACCGGGAGTTCGAGAGTGTTTACCGGTCGCCTTATTTATCGGATACCTCGCTGAGAAGTCAAAAAAGTTTTTTCGTTGAAGAAAAAGTTGACAGTAAAAATTATGAAATGGTTTACGTAAAGGCAGTTGATCAACCAAATAAATATATCGCAATAAGCGGAGAAAGAGGGGGTGTTGTTAGTGATGTTTTGAATTTTCTAAGGTTGTTGCTTTTCTTTTTAGTAGTGTGTTGTAGTATTTATTTTATGTTGTGGGTAGGAATAGCTGGTTATCGGAAGCGAAAACTCGAATTCAATTTCCGTACAAAATTGCTGATAGCTTTCATTATGGTGTCGGTAATTCCAATTATAGTAATAAGTTACTACAATCGTGAGTTTGCAACACAACGGGCAAGCGAAACAAATCGCACTAATTTGGAAAAACAAACCGACGTAATCCTTTCACATATCAAAAAATATTACACACTGAAATCCGATCCTTTGCCCGATGATAAACTGATATCCGAAATTGCTGCCAGCACAGGAGTAGATTTTAGTTTATACAGCAATGGTGAAATCGTAGCGAGCAGTAAACCGGAACTGCTTGATGCTGAGCTTATTGATCGACGAATCTCACCTGATGTTTACTACAACATAAATATATTAGGCAGGCACTTTTTTGTTGAATCGCAAGCGATAGGAACTTTCGGGTATTTAGTCGGTTATCAAGCTGTAATAAATAAGCAAGATCAATTAGTGGGAATAATTGCCGTTCCTACACTTTACAATCAGGCGAGTATCGAGGAAGATTTGCAAGAACGAAATGCATATTTATTAGGAGTTTATACGGTAGTATTGTTAATCGCATTTTTACTCGGTATCTTTTTCGCTGGACAAATATCAAAACCAATTCGCCGGTTGACAGATGCAGCAATACAGGTTGGGGAAGGTAATTATGATTACAAAATACCATTTACACGCACCGATGAACTTGGTAAACTTGAACAGACCTTCAATGAGATGATTGACGAAATAAAACAAAAACGAGAAGAGTTAATAAAATACGAAAAAGAATTAGCCTGGAAAGAAATGGCGAAACAAGTTGCACACGAAATTAAAAATCCGCTTACGCCAATAAAATTAGCAGTACAACATCTTCAACAAGCGTATAAAGATAAAGCCGATAATTTTGATGATATATTGAAGAAGGGAGTGTCGATGATTACTGAACAGGTCGAAACACTTACAAGAATTGCCTCTGAGTTTTCGAACTTTGCACGTTTGCCATTCCGAAAAATAGAAAAGTGCGATCTTAACGAAATTCTCAAAGAAGCAATCCATCTCTTTGAACAATACAAAAACGTTAATTTCAAATTTAATAGCTCTGAAAATGAATTTCGAGTGAACGCAGACAAAGAAGAATTACGGCGTGCTTTTATTAACATCATCCGGAATTCGATTCAAGCTATGAATGAACAGGGGACTGTGTCTGTTATCGTAGAACAAGTTGATAAAAATGTTCAGATAAATATTCACGATACAGGTCAGGGAATTTCAGACGAAATAAAAAGCAAAATATTTGAACCAAACTTTTCTACAAAAACCGACGGAATGGGATTAGGGTTAGCTATTGTGAAAAAAACGATTGATGATTCAGGTGGAGCGATTTCGTTTATTACAAATAAAGATACAGGAACTACATTTATTATCACCTTACCAATATGA
- a CDS encoding DUF4783 domain-containing protein, with translation MKQIIYISLILITLIALDLKAQEDGQEKNREIFKAIESGVDAGEIDRFAGYFAQQVYVSIRGGESGYFSSNQTYYIIKNFLTARKPLGFSFTTYGFADEIPFATGRALFRIKGNRESVQVYAALSKSNGKWVIDKINFY, from the coding sequence ATGAAACAAATTATTTACATATCGCTCATACTGATAACTCTAATCGCATTGGACCTCAAGGCGCAGGAGGATGGGCAGGAAAAAAATCGGGAAATATTTAAAGCCATTGAATCGGGTGTTGATGCAGGCGAAATCGACAGATTTGCAGGCTATTTCGCACAACAGGTATATGTAAGCATACGAGGCGGCGAGAGCGGTTATTTCAGCAGCAATCAGACATATTACATCATCAAGAATTTTTTAACAGCACGCAAACCACTCGGTTTTTCATTTACTACTTACGGTTTCGCTGACGAAATTCCTTTTGCAACCGGACGCGCATTATTCCGGATTAAAGGTAACCGCGAAAGTGTGCAGGTATATGCAGCTCTCTCTAAATCAAACGGTAAATGGGTGATTGATAAGATTAATTTTTATTAA
- a CDS encoding dihydroorotase, producing MKILLKNAHIIDPSENIDQVADILIVDGIIKKIAPKISASENVQEYDLDGKIVAPGFIDMHVHLREPGYEHKETIETGLSAAATGGFTAVCCMPNTNPPIDDASVVKFIKEKSAKALNGLVDVYPVAAATKNREGKELSPMIELVEAGAVAFSDDGSPIENPEMMRRAVEYSNMLGKIIIQHSEDRALAKLGVMNEGLVSTSLGLPPIPSIAEEILIDRDIRIAEYVGAPYHAAHISTAGSVEIIRQAKKKNLPVTCEVTPHHFTLTDDAVRTFDTNTKMNPPLRTQVDVDAIREGLRDGTIDVIATDHAPHSFDEKEVEFLEAPFGIVGLETAVGLAITELVIPKILSINQLIEKFSINPRKILSLPSVKIIVGEKANFTILDIQKQWNVDAKKFKSKSKNTPFGGRTLIGKCYAIINNGMIHFSD from the coding sequence ATGAAAATATTATTAAAAAATGCACACATAATCGATCCATCTGAAAACATCGACCAAGTTGCCGACATATTAATAGTTGATGGTATTATTAAAAAAATTGCACCAAAGATTTCAGCGAGTGAAAATGTTCAAGAGTATGATTTGGATGGAAAAATTGTTGCCCCTGGTTTCATTGATATGCATGTTCATCTGCGTGAACCCGGTTATGAGCACAAGGAAACAATTGAAACAGGTTTAAGTGCTGCAGCTACAGGTGGCTTTACAGCGGTTTGCTGTATGCCAAATACAAATCCGCCGATTGATGATGCGTCAGTGGTTAAATTTATTAAAGAAAAATCAGCAAAAGCTTTGAATGGTTTAGTCGATGTTTACCCTGTCGCAGCAGCTACAAAAAATCGTGAAGGTAAAGAACTATCACCAATGATTGAACTTGTTGAAGCAGGTGCAGTTGCCTTTTCGGATGATGGCTCACCGATAGAAAACCCGGAAATGATGCGCCGTGCGGTAGAATACTCGAATATGCTCGGTAAAATAATAATCCAACATTCCGAAGATCGCGCTCTTGCAAAATTGGGTGTGATGAACGAAGGACTTGTATCAACGTCCCTCGGTTTACCACCGATACCTTCAATTGCCGAAGAAATTTTGATAGATAGGGATATCAGAATTGCTGAGTATGTTGGCGCACCTTATCATGCTGCTCATATCAGCACTGCAGGATCGGTTGAAATAATCAGACAGGCAAAAAAGAAAAATCTTCCGGTTACTTGCGAAGTTACACCTCATCATTTTACGCTTACTGATGATGCTGTTCGAACATTCGATACCAACACTAAAATGAATCCTCCTTTACGTACGCAAGTTGATGTGGATGCAATCAGAGAAGGATTGCGTGATGGAACTATAGATGTAATCGCAACCGACCACGCACCGCATTCGTTTGATGAAAAAGAAGTTGAATTCTTGGAAGCACCTTTCGGAATAGTGGGATTAGAAACAGCAGTTGGGTTAGCAATTACTGAATTAGTAATTCCCAAAATATTATCAATCAATCAGTTGATTGAAAAATTTTCTATCAATCCAAGAAAAATATTAAGCTTACCTTCTGTAAAAATTATAGTCGGAGAAAAAGCAAACTTTACAATCCTTGATATACAAAAACAATGGAATGTGGATGCAAAGAAATTCAAATCAAAATCAAAAAATACACCGTTCGGTGGCAGAACTTTGATTGGAAAATGTTATGCTATCATAAACAATGGGATGATACATTTTTCGGATTGA
- a CDS encoding aspartate carbamoyltransferase catalytic subunit, with translation MALQSKHLLGLEGVSKDDIQLILDTAINFREVLERPIKKVPTLQGKTIVNLFFESSTRTRISFELAERRLSADVVNFSVAGSSVAKGETLKDTARNIEAMKIDMVVVRHSSPGAALFLSRVMNANIINAGDGTHEHPTQALLDMYTIREKFGKLDGLNVCIVGDISHSRVALSNIYGMQTMGANVSVCGPTTLIPRAIQKLGIKVYHNIDDAIRDADILNVLRIQLERQDSSFLPSTREYHNYFGITKERLLRAMKPMVIMHPGPINRDVEISADVADGEQSVILQQVLNGVAVRMAVLYLLGTGN, from the coding sequence ATGGCTTTACAAAGTAAACATTTACTTGGACTCGAAGGAGTGTCGAAGGACGACATCCAATTAATATTAGATACTGCAATTAACTTTCGTGAAGTTTTAGAAAGGCCAATCAAGAAAGTTCCGACTCTTCAGGGTAAAACTATTGTAAATTTATTTTTTGAAAGTTCGACACGCACACGAATATCATTCGAGCTTGCCGAGCGGCGGCTCTCGGCTGATGTTGTGAATTTCTCAGTCGCCGGAAGTAGTGTTGCAAAAGGTGAAACTCTTAAAGATACTGCCCGCAACATTGAAGCTATGAAAATTGATATGGTTGTTGTTCGCCATTCATCTCCCGGTGCTGCTCTCTTTTTAAGTCGTGTGATGAACGCTAACATCATTAATGCCGGCGACGGAACTCACGAACACCCAACTCAAGCATTACTCGATATGTACACAATACGCGAAAAGTTTGGAAAGTTGGATGGTTTAAACGTTTGTATTGTTGGAGATATTTCGCATAGCCGCGTTGCTCTCTCAAATATTTACGGAATGCAAACAATGGGTGCGAATGTTTCTGTGTGCGGTCCTACAACTCTGATTCCGCGAGCCATACAAAAATTAGGTATAAAAGTTTACCATAATATTGATGATGCTATCAGAGATGCGGATATCCTGAATGTACTGCGTATTCAACTTGAAAGGCAGGACAGTTCGTTTTTACCATCGACTCGTGAGTATCATAATTATTTTGGGATCACAAAAGAAAGATTGTTGAGAGCAATGAAACCAATGGTGATCATGCATCCCGGTCCTATAAATCGCGATGTCGAAATTTCTGCAGATGTTGCTGACGGGGAACAAAGCGTAATCTTGCAACAGGTGCTAAACGGTGTTGCAGTCCGAATGGCTGTACTTTATTTGCTTGGAACCGGAAACTGA
- the pyrR gene encoding bifunctional pyr operon transcriptional regulator/uracil phosphoribosyltransferase PyrR: MKTKPKLIDELGMQRTLTRLAHEIIEHNKGIESIALVGIKTRGEFIAKRLAELITSIEKKEMLIGMLDITLYRDDLRAKLKQPILKGTDIVFDVTDKNIVLVDDVLFTGRTIRAALDQLMDLGRPKTIQLAVLIDRGHRELPIRADFVGKNVPTSDNQEIQVRLKEVDGEDSVLLIQKV, translated from the coding sequence ATGAAAACAAAACCGAAACTAATTGATGAACTTGGAATGCAGCGGACACTAACCCGCTTGGCGCATGAAATAATTGAGCACAACAAAGGTATCGAATCGATTGCACTGGTTGGAATTAAAACAAGGGGCGAGTTTATAGCAAAACGGTTGGCTGAACTGATTACGAGTATCGAGAAAAAAGAAATGCTTATCGGTATGTTGGATATAACACTTTACCGAGACGACCTGCGCGCAAAACTTAAGCAGCCTATTTTAAAAGGAACTGATATTGTGTTCGATGTTACCGACAAAAATATTGTATTAGTTGATGATGTCCTTTTTACAGGTAGAACAATTCGTGCGGCATTAGATCAGTTAATGGATTTAGGCAGGCCAAAAACAATTCAACTTGCGGTTTTGATAGACAGAGGTCATAGAGAATTACCAATAAGAGCCGACTTCGTGGGAAAGAATGTGCCAACATCCGATAACCAGGAAATCCAAGTGCGGTTGAAAGAAGTTGATGGTGAAGATAGTGTTTTATTGATTCAGAAGGTTTGA
- a CDS encoding methylglyoxal synthase → METRILKSHKKIALVAHDNKKNDLIEWARFNRGLLAEHKLFATGTTGRLLENELNLEIVKLESGPLGGDQQIGAKIVEGEIDFLIFFWDPLESLSHDPDIKALLRLTVVWNIPVACNRATADFIISSPLMSNEYERAMPIYEDYKKRM, encoded by the coding sequence ATGGAAACTCGTATATTAAAATCTCATAAGAAGATAGCCCTTGTTGCACACGACAACAAAAAAAATGATTTGATAGAGTGGGCGCGATTTAACAGAGGACTACTTGCGGAACATAAATTATTTGCAACGGGAACGACGGGACGACTATTAGAAAATGAACTCAATTTAGAAATTGTAAAATTAGAAAGCGGTCCCCTCGGCGGCGACCAGCAAATCGGGGCGAAGATAGTTGAAGGCGAAATCGATTTTTTGATTTTCTTTTGGGATCCTCTCGAATCACTTTCGCACGACCCTGATATAAAAGCGCTGCTACGATTAACCGTCGTTTGGAATATACCCGTTGCCTGCAACCGCGCAACAGCCGACTTCATAATTTCCTCGCCGTTGATGTCGAACGAGTATGAAAGAGCAATGCCCATTTACGAAGACTATAAAAAACGGATGTAA
- the asnA gene encoding aspartate--ammonia ligase encodes MHKQIIISNGKLTLPKGYKPSLNLRTTEEAIKFIKDFFQINLAKELNLKRISAPIIVLSNTGLNDNLTGTETPVSFNVKSINETAEIVQSLAKWKRNALADYGFKYGEGLYTDMNALRPHEIPDNLHSIYVDQWDWERIINDKERNLDFLKTVVRKIYKVIKQTEKKVCNKYEQIGQSFLPTNLHFIHSEELESKYPSLSPQEREHAICKEKEAVFVIGIGAKLSNGSPHDSRAADYDDWSTETRNGYKGLNGDILVWNPVLGRAYELSSMGIRVNKDTLLQQLHIKGETAKVKLYYHQRLLKGELPLTIGGGIGQSRLCMFFLRKAHIGEVQASIWTNETRDICKKNNIFLL; translated from the coding sequence ATGCACAAACAAATCATTATTTCAAACGGCAAGCTAACACTCCCAAAAGGATACAAACCTTCCTTAAATTTACGCACTACGGAAGAGGCAATAAAATTCATCAAGGATTTTTTTCAAATTAATTTAGCTAAAGAATTAAATCTAAAAAGAATCTCTGCGCCTATTATCGTATTAAGTAACACCGGTCTCAACGATAACTTAACGGGCACCGAAACACCGGTTAGTTTTAACGTTAAATCGATAAACGAAACGGCTGAAATTGTTCAATCGTTGGCGAAGTGGAAACGTAACGCTCTTGCCGACTATGGATTCAAATACGGCGAAGGACTTTATACCGATATGAATGCCCTGCGCCCGCATGAAATTCCAGATAATTTACATTCAATCTATGTTGACCAGTGGGATTGGGAAAGAATTATTAATGATAAAGAAAGAAATTTAGATTTCTTAAAAACTGTAGTTCGTAAAATCTACAAAGTAATTAAACAAACCGAGAAAAAGGTTTGCAACAAATATGAACAGATAGGACAATCATTCCTCCCGACCAATCTACACTTCATACACAGTGAAGAACTTGAAAGTAAATACCCATCACTTTCGCCACAGGAACGCGAACATGCCATTTGCAAAGAAAAGGAAGCTGTTTTTGTAATCGGTATCGGTGCGAAATTAAGCAACGGTTCACCTCACGACAGTCGAGCAGCCGATTATGATGATTGGTCAACCGAAACTCGAAATGGTTACAAAGGTTTGAACGGCGATATACTTGTTTGGAATCCTGTTCTCGGTCGTGCGTACGAACTTTCGTCGATGGGTATAAGAGTGAATAAAGATACCTTATTACAACAACTACACATTAAAGGTGAAACAGCCAAAGTAAAATTATATTATCATCAGAGATTGTTAAAAGGAGAATTACCTCTGACTATCGGCGGCGGTATTGGACAATCAAGATTATGTATGTTCTTTTTAAGAAAAGCACACATCGGTGAAGTTCAGGCGAGTATCTGGACCAACGAAACAAGAGATATCTGCAAGAAAAATAATATATTTTTGTTGTGA